The following are encoded in a window of Streptomyces sp. 11x1 genomic DNA:
- a CDS encoding LacI family DNA-binding transcriptional regulator — MTMSNTGGRRRPPTIHDVAREAGVSRGTVSRVLNGGHYVSPTAAEAVNAAIRKTGYVVNRHARSLITGRSDSIGFLLTEPQEKLFEDPNFNVLLRCCTQALAAHDIPLLLMVAGTEDERRRITRYITAGHVDGVLVVSSHSADPVAQELREAGIPLVQCGKPMTPGSKVSYVAADDRDGARDMVRHLLSLGRRRIGVVTGPLDSPGGVDRLAGYKEVLTEAGVAIDERLVTSGDYSRASGEAGTDLLLERAPDMDAVFVASDLMAQGALTALRRAGRRVPEDVSVGGFDDSAAATESVPALTTIRQPYDRISNEMVRVLLAQIGGEAPAAVILPTELVRREST; from the coding sequence ATGACCATGAGCAACACGGGGGGCAGGCGCAGACCGCCGACCATTCACGACGTGGCGCGCGAGGCGGGAGTCTCCCGGGGAACCGTCTCGCGCGTGCTCAACGGCGGTCACTACGTCAGCCCGACGGCGGCCGAGGCGGTCAACGCGGCGATCCGCAAGACGGGTTACGTGGTGAACCGGCACGCCCGCTCGCTGATCACGGGCCGTTCCGACTCGATCGGCTTCCTGCTGACGGAACCGCAGGAGAAGCTCTTCGAGGACCCCAACTTCAATGTCCTGTTGCGGTGTTGCACCCAGGCGCTGGCCGCGCACGACATCCCGCTGCTGCTGATGGTGGCGGGCACGGAGGACGAGCGGCGGCGGATCACGCGGTACATCACGGCGGGCCACGTCGACGGTGTGCTGGTGGTGTCCAGCCACTCCGCGGACCCGGTCGCCCAGGAGCTCCGCGAGGCGGGCATCCCCCTCGTCCAGTGCGGAAAGCCCATGACTCCCGGCTCGAAGGTGAGTTACGTGGCCGCCGACGACCGCGACGGCGCCCGTGACATGGTGCGCCATCTGCTGTCGCTGGGCCGTCGGCGGATCGGGGTCGTGACCGGTCCGCTGGACTCACCCGGCGGTGTCGACCGCCTCGCCGGCTACAAGGAGGTGCTCACCGAGGCGGGCGTCGCGATCGACGAGCGGCTCGTCACCTCCGGCGACTACAGCCGCGCCAGTGGCGAGGCGGGCACCGACCTGCTGCTGGAGCGGGCCCCCGACATGGACGCCGTGTTCGTGGCCTCCGACCTGATGGCGCAGGGCGCCCTCACGGCGCTGCGCCGGGCGGGCCGCCGGGTCCCCGAGGACGTGTCCGTGGGCGGCTTCGACGACTCGGCCGCGGCGACGGAATCCGTCCCCGCTCTCACCACCATCCGCCAGCCCTACGACCGGATCAGCAACGAGATGGTGCGGGTCCTGCTGGCGCAGATCGGCGGCGAGGCCCCGGCCGCCGTGATCCTGCCGACGGAGCTGGTGCGGCGGGAGTCGACGTGA
- a CDS encoding sugar ABC transporter permease codes for MTTARRRSYGVKGAPYAFLLPATILFALFFALPIGYAVWLSLHKVQVKGLGLGSGARSEVWAGLENYTDALTDSELLDGALRVLGYGAIVVPVMLGLALVLALMLDSDKVRMAPFTRLAIFLPYAIPGVVAALLWGFLYLPDVSPFSFVLERLGLPQPDLLDGGGLYAALSNIAIWGGTGFNMIVVYTSLQAIPAEVYEAAKLDGASPLQIALRIKIPMVAPSLVLTFFFSIIATLQVFSEPTTLKPLTNSVSTTWSPLMKVYRDAFGEGDIHSAAAGAVIIAVATLVLSFGFLKAANSRSKQEAAR; via the coding sequence GTGACGACGGCACGCCGGAGGTCGTACGGGGTCAAGGGGGCCCCGTATGCCTTCCTCCTCCCCGCGACGATCCTGTTCGCCCTCTTCTTCGCGCTGCCCATCGGCTACGCGGTCTGGCTCAGTCTGCACAAGGTGCAGGTCAAGGGGCTCGGCCTCGGCTCGGGCGCGCGCAGCGAGGTGTGGGCGGGCCTGGAGAACTACACCGACGCGCTGACCGACTCCGAACTGCTGGACGGCGCCCTGCGCGTCCTCGGCTACGGCGCGATCGTCGTCCCGGTCATGCTCGGTCTGGCACTGGTACTCGCCCTGATGCTCGACAGCGACAAGGTGCGGATGGCCCCCTTCACCCGGCTGGCGATCTTCCTGCCGTACGCCATCCCCGGTGTCGTGGCGGCCCTGCTCTGGGGCTTCCTCTACCTCCCGGACGTCAGCCCCTTCTCCTTCGTGCTGGAGCGGCTGGGCCTGCCGCAGCCGGACCTGCTGGACGGCGGCGGCCTGTACGCGGCGCTGTCGAACATCGCGATCTGGGGCGGCACCGGCTTCAACATGATCGTCGTCTACACCTCGCTGCAGGCGATCCCCGCCGAGGTGTACGAGGCGGCCAAGCTGGACGGCGCGTCACCGCTGCAGATCGCGCTGCGGATCAAGATCCCGATGGTGGCGCCCTCGCTGGTGCTGACCTTCTTCTTCTCGATCATCGCCACGCTCCAGGTGTTCAGCGAGCCCACCACCCTCAAGCCGCTCACCAACTCGGTCTCCACGACGTGGAGTCCGCTGATGAAGGTGTACCGGGACGCGTTCGGCGAGGGCGACATCCACTCGGCGGCCGCGGGTGCCGTGATCATCGCCGTGGCGACGCTCGTCCTCTCCTTCGGCTTCCTGAAGGCCGCGAACTCCCGTAGCAAGCAGGAGGCAGCACGATGA
- a CDS encoding carbohydrate ABC transporter permease: MSSLAVPKAAPAAGTTPGTAQGPPLRRRIALVPTLTLLLGAIYCLLPVAWVLIAATKSGSELFSTFTFLPGTGFADNLSDLNAYRDGVYWTWMGNSALYAGVGALLSTAVSAISGYALAIYRFKGRETVFNVLMAGVLMPPVILAIPQYLLMAKADLADSYWSVLLPLVLSPYGVYLSRIYAAAAVPADVVEAGRMDGASEWRIFTRIALPMMVPGLVTVFLFQFVAVWNNFLLPYIMLSDDEKFPITLGLFTLLEQGSNTPALYTLVITGALLAVIPLIALFLVIQRFWSLDLLSGAVKS, encoded by the coding sequence ATGAGTTCTCTTGCCGTACCCAAGGCCGCCCCGGCGGCTGGCACCACCCCCGGCACCGCCCAGGGCCCGCCGCTGCGCCGCCGGATCGCGCTCGTCCCGACGCTCACCCTGTTGCTGGGCGCGATCTACTGTCTGCTGCCTGTCGCCTGGGTGCTGATCGCGGCCACCAAGTCGGGCAGCGAGCTGTTCAGCACGTTCACCTTCCTGCCGGGCACCGGCTTCGCGGACAACCTGTCCGACCTGAACGCCTACCGTGACGGCGTGTACTGGACGTGGATGGGCAACTCCGCGCTGTACGCGGGCGTCGGCGCCCTGCTGTCCACCGCCGTCTCCGCGATCAGCGGCTACGCACTGGCGATCTACCGCTTCAAGGGCCGCGAGACCGTCTTCAACGTGCTGATGGCGGGCGTGCTGATGCCGCCGGTGATCCTGGCGATCCCGCAGTACCTGCTGATGGCGAAGGCGGACCTGGCGGACAGCTACTGGTCGGTGCTGCTGCCGCTGGTCCTCTCCCCCTACGGCGTCTATCTGTCCCGGATCTACGCCGCGGCCGCCGTCCCCGCCGACGTGGTGGAGGCCGGGCGGATGGACGGGGCGAGCGAGTGGCGGATCTTCACCCGGATCGCGCTGCCGATGATGGTGCCGGGTCTGGTGACGGTCTTCCTGTTCCAGTTCGTGGCCGTCTGGAACAACTTCCTGCTGCCGTACATCATGCTCAGCGACGACGAGAAGTTCCCGATCACCCTGGGCCTGTTCACCCTCCTCGAACAGGGCTCCAACACTCCGGCGCTGTACACCCTGGTGATCACGGGCGCGCTGCTCGCGGTGATCCCGCTGATCGCGCTCTTCCTGGTCATCCAGCGGTTCTGGAGCCTCGATCTGCTCTCCGGAGCCGTAAAGTCATGA